A stretch of Exiguobacterium sp. BMC-KP DNA encodes these proteins:
- the tpx gene encoding thiol peroxidase, translating to MHMATFKGNPITLQGTSVQVGQTAPDFQVLANDLSPVTRDTYQGVRIISVVPSIDTGVCDAQTRKFNEEAATIEGVTVMTISNDLPFAQRRWCASSGLDQVVTLSDHRDLSFGTQYGVAIEELRLLARSVFVLNSNNEITYVEYLEESTDEVNFEAALAAAREAK from the coding sequence ATTCACATGGCAACATTTAAAGGAAATCCAATCACACTTCAAGGTACGTCTGTTCAAGTCGGACAAACAGCACCTGATTTTCAAGTACTTGCTAACGACTTATCACCTGTAACACGCGATACATATCAAGGTGTTCGAATCATCAGTGTCGTTCCATCGATCGATACAGGTGTATGCGATGCACAGACGCGTAAGTTCAACGAAGAAGCGGCAACAATCGAGGGTGTGACGGTCATGACGATCTCAAACGATCTCCCATTCGCTCAACGTCGTTGGTGTGCTTCAAGCGGTCTCGATCAAGTCGTGACGTTGTCTGATCACCGTGACCTTTCATTCGGAACACAGTATGGTGTAGCAATCGAAGAATTACGTTTACTTGCTCGCTCTGTCTTCGTCCTTAATTCGAACAACGAAATCACGTATGTCGAATACCTCGAAGAATCGACAGACGAAGTCAATTTCGAAGCGGCACTTGCTGCAGCGCGCGAAGCGAAGTAA